From Sporolactobacillus pectinivorans:
TCTGCAGACTATTCTTGCTGATCCGGCGTCCCGCGCGCTTTACTTTTTTCCGACTAAGGCGCTGGCACAGGATCAGAAGAATGAGATGGAGGAACTGATTGACGAAATCGGCGCTCCGCTTAAAAGTTATACGTATGATGGTGATACGTCGGGAACGATCAGGCAAACGATACGCCGTGCCGGGCAGATTGTCATGACCAACCCGGACATGCTCCATTCATCGATCCTGCCTCACCATACAAAATGGGTGTCTCTCTTTGAAAATCTTAAATTTATTGTGATCGATGAACTTCATGTCTATCGCGGCGTTTTCGGGAGCCATGTGGGCAATGTTATCCGCCGCCTAGAGCGGATTTGCAGCTATTACGGCAGCCATCCGCAGTTTATCTGCACATCGGCAACAATCAGCAATCCGCGGGAGCATGCTGAAGCGCTTACTGGACGTGTAATGACACTGATTGACCGTAATGGAGCACCAAGCGTACGCAAGCATTTCCTGTTTTACAATCCGCCCGTCGTCAATAAACAGCTTAATGTGCGCGAGGATGAAATGCTTGCGGTTAAAAATATTGCTGCCCGTTTTCTTAAAAGTGGCATCCAGACCATTGTTTTCGCCCGGAGTAAATTGAAGGTGGAACTGCTTGTCAGCCATCTTCAGGAAATTAACAGCGGGCGTGAAGAGCGGGCGAAAATTTGTGCCTATCGCGGCGGCTATCTTCCCATTGAAAGAAGAAGGATTGAGCGGGGACTGAGGAACGGCGAAATCATGGGTGTTGTCAGCACGAACGCGCTTGAACTGGGTGTTGACATCGGCCAGCTGCGCGTCTGTATTATGACCGGCTATCCCGGCAACATGGCCAGCGTCTGGCAGCAGGCGGGGCGTGCAGGCAGACGCACGGGTGACGCGATTATTATCATGGTTGCCTCTTCCAATCCGCTTGACCAGTATATGGCCGGGCACCCGGACTACTTTTTCTCACGAAAACCTGAAGAAGTCCGTGTTAATCCGGATAATCTGATGATATTAATGGACCACATCAAGTGTTCAGCTTATGAATTACCCTTTCCGAAGGGCGAAATATTTGGCGGGCAGCNCTCTTCCGCTTGACCAGTATATGGCCGGGCACCCGGACTACTTTTTCTCACGAAAACCTGAAGAAGTCCGTGTTAATCCGGATAATCTGATGATATTAATGGACCACATCAAGTGTTCAGCTTATGAATTACCCTTTCCGAAGGGCGAAATATTTGGCGGGCAGCCGGTGGATGATTTGTGTGAATTTCTGGCGGATGAAGATGTGTTGCATCGTCAGGCCGGAAAATGGTACTGGATGAATGATGCATTTCCTGCAAATGAGATCAGCCTGCGCTCAGCTGTCCAGGATTCTTTTGCTATTGTGGACATTTCGGATAGAGGACATGCGAAAGTAATTGGCGAGATGGATCGTTTTGGTGCGATGACGATGCTGTATGAAGACGCGATTTATATTCATCAGGGCATTCAATATCATGTCGATCAGTTGGACCTTGAACAGCGGAAAGCTTATATCAGGCGTGTCAATGTGAATTATTATACCGACTCGGATCTGGCTGTACAGATGGATGTCCTTGAGACGGACGGACAGGTACCGCTGGCCGGTTTGAATGCGGACAAGTGTTATGGAGATGTCTCTGTCCGGGCACTTCCGACCGTATTCAAGAAAATCAGGTTTGAAACCTTTGAAAACATCGGGTGGGGGCATATTCATCTTCCGGAAATGGAATTGCAAACGAATGCGGCCTGGATCAGTTTTTCAGAGGAATGGATGGATCGGTTCGGAAAGGACGTGTTCCAGGGTGCATTGGTCGGTCTGAGTCATGTGCTGCGTCACGCCGCATCCCTTTTTGTGATGTGTGATCAGTCGGATTTGTCAGTTGTCGCAAAAATCAAGGCACCTCATAATGAGAAACCAACAGTTTTTATTTACGACAAATATCCGGGTGGCATCGGCCTGAGCAAAAAACTATATGAAGCCATGCCTGCACTTCTTGAAAAAGCAAGAGAAATGGCCGTGTCCTGCGGCTGTGAATCAGGCTGTCCTTCATGCATCGGATTTGTCAATGAAGGCAGGGCGGCAAAGCAGGCATTGCTTCATATTCTGGGAGAAAAAACATCGTGTCATTAAAACAGAAACTTCAGCTGTATAAGAAACAGCTGCATCAGGCGCAGCAAATCGAACGCGGGAATAAAAGTGAAGAAAGGGCGATACACGCAGCTGATGATGAACGGGAGATCAGGCGGGCGGCGAAAGATTTGGATGCTGAAATCTGCCGTTTTGAGGGTCAGTATGTCCTCGTCCATACCGAACAACTTAATGCAACAACATGCGTTGGTCCTTATACGGTCAAAGAACTGTTTCCGGTTGTTGCGGATTGGCAAAAAAAAGTTTCACGCCTGCATCCCCTCTCCGCGTATGGGCTTGAAGCTGAAGACCTGCTTTTCTTTGACACAGAGACGACAGGCCTTTCCGCCGGTGCAGGTGAGATGATTTTTCTGATCGGGCTTGCGCGCGTGACAAGGAGCGGAGTCGAACTGAAACAGTACTTTCTTCCGGGTCCGGGCCATGAAGCAGCATTCTATAATGCCTTTCTGAGCGACAGCCGTTCTCTTAAAAATCTCGTGACTTTTAATGGAAAGGCATTTGACTGGCCAAGAGTGAAGACAAGGTATCAGTTTGTGCGTGACCAGGTCCCCCGTCTGCCGGCTTTCGGGCATTTTGACCTGCTTCATGCTTCACGGCGGTTATGGAAGGAAAGGCTGGACTCAGTCAGGCTTCAGACCGTTGAAAAAGAAATATTGTCCATGGGGAGGACTGACGACATACCCGGGAAAATGGCGCCGTTTCTCTATTTTCAGTTTTTGAAGCATCCTCAGGCAAGCCAGGTCGCCGGAATTATCGAACATAATCGTGAGGATGTCCTGTCACTCATTGCACTTTATATTCATCTTTCAAATAAAGTGCTTGGAAATATTGATTGCGATCCAGCTGAACGTTATGAGATTGCACGCTGGCATCAGCAGATAGGTGATAAAAGGCGCGCAGTCTCGCTTTTTCGGACGGTGGCGGATCAGAACGGTTATTATGGAAATCTTTCAAAGATCCATCTGGCACAGCTCTACAAGAGGGAGGGGCATTACACCCATGCGTTAACATTGATGCAGTCGGCGATCTCCAGTGAAACTGAGCCGGATGACAGCTTGTACATTGAAGCCGCAAAGATTATGGAACATCAATTTAAAGATTATAGAGAAGCAATTCAGTATACCCAGTATGCAATTGATTGTCTGAAAGATAGACGGGACATTACTGAAAGCAGGAGCAGTGAAAAAATAAGGGCGTATCTTAAGCGGTTAAATCGACTGGATCAGAAATTACTTAAAGGAATGGATCCATAATAGTCTGTTTAAACATACTCCTAAAGTGAAATATTTTATGAAAACTCCATTTATTGCCCGGGTAAGCGCATAAATAGTCAAGAGTCGGCAATTATCGCTTTTTTATATAAAATTTGAAAGCGAATTCGACAAAATTTTCACTAAAAATGCTTATCAAAAGAACTTGTTGATTTCCCCTTAGTGGTGGGGAGAAACAGGAGTGGTGTGCAGGTGGCAGATCAGGAAGTTATGCTTGTCACGGGTTACAAACCCAATGAACTGGGTATCTTCTCAGCGGACCATCCGGGAATTCGGGTAATCCGTTATTGTCTGAAAACGCAGATCAAAGATCTTGCAGGCTCCGGAACAAAATGGATTGTAATCAGCGGGCAGCCCGGTGTCGAACTCTGGGCCGGGGAAACCTGCTTGGAGCTGAAAACAGATTTCCCGGATCTGAAGTTGGCCGTTCTTGTTCCGTTCATCGGGCAGGAGGAGCGTTTCAGGGACTGGGTGAAAACACAGTACAATCACGTGCTTGAAGCTGCAGATTTTACCGGAGCGATCAGTAACCGGCCCTATGAAAGTCCCGGGCAGCTCCGACAGAAAAATGAATTTTTGGTGTCAAAAACTGACGGTATGGTCATCTTATATGATGAAGAGACACCAGGATCCCCTCAGTACTATTTGTCTGCAGCTCGAAAAAGGGCCCGGCATGAGCTCTATCCAATTACGGCTATCGATCGTTATGATATTGATTTTGCGTCGGAAGAATTAAAACAGCAAAATCCCGAATACTGGATGTAGAAGTAATTGACAAGATAAGCTAAATTTGAAAAAATAAAAAAAGATATTATCCGGGGTGATGATGGACATGGCGGAACAGAAAACAGTCAGATTGACAAAGAATGATATTCTCCATAAAGAATTTAAAACTTCATTTCACGGCTATCAGCCTGAAGAGGTTGACCAGTTCCTTGATATTGTGATCAGTGATTATGATGTATTTTATGCGGAAATACTACGGCTCCGCGAGGAAAATAAACGTCTGAAAAGTGAACAGCAGGCGGCCGGAAGCGAGGAACCAAAACGTCAGGACTACGCCGACAATCTGGGGCAGACAAATTACGATATTCTCAAACGTCTTTCCAACTTGGAAAAACACGTTTTTGGCAGTCGTCTGGGTGAATGAATTTTTTTGCCCGGCAGGGTTGATTCTTTTAAAAAAATGGATTATAATCTGTATCTGTGACATTGTTCGTGTTCGGGTGATCGCTGTATTCCTTTGAGAATATAGAGGAAAGTCCATGCTCGCACGGTCTGTGATGACCGTAGTGTTCGTGCCTGGCCAAGTCATAAGCCAGGGTAGTCCGGAGTGATCTGGGTTAACGGCAGAAGAACGGCCTGTGTCCCTTGTGGGATATGGCTCAGTATTCTTGAAAGTGCCATAGTGACGATGTCTTTCGGAAACGAAAGAAGTGGAACGCGGTAAACCCCTCGAGCGGGAAACTCAAACTTGGTA
This genomic window contains:
- a CDS encoding Zn-binding domain-containing protein, with amino-acid sequence MAGSXLPLDQYMAGHPDYFFSRKPEEVRVNPDNLMILMDHIKCSAYELPFPKGEIFGGQPVDDLCEFLADEDVLHRQAGKWYWMNDAFPANEISLRSAVQDSFAIVDISDRGHAKVIGEMDRFGAMTMLYEDAIYIHQGIQYHVDQLDLEQRKAYIRRVNVNYYTDSDLAVQMDVLETDGQVPLAGLNADKCYGDVSVRALPTVFKKIRFETFENIGWGHIHLPEMELQTNAAWISFSEEWMDRFGKDVFQGALVGLSHVLRHAASLFVMCDQSDLSVVAKIKAPHNEKPTVFIYDKYPGGIGLSKKLYEAMPALLEKAREMAVSCGCESGCPSCIGFVNEGRAAKQALLHILGEKTSCH
- a CDS encoding ribonuclease H-like domain-containing protein, whose product is MSLKQKLQLYKKQLHQAQQIERGNKSEERAIHAADDEREIRRAAKDLDAEICRFEGQYVLVHTEQLNATTCVGPYTVKELFPVVADWQKKVSRLHPLSAYGLEAEDLLFFDTETTGLSAGAGEMIFLIGLARVTRSGVELKQYFLPGPGHEAAFYNAFLSDSRSLKNLVTFNGKAFDWPRVKTRYQFVRDQVPRLPAFGHFDLLHASRRLWKERLDSVRLQTVEKEILSMGRTDDIPGKMAPFLYFQFLKHPQASQVAGIIEHNREDVLSLIALYIHLSNKVLGNIDCDPAERYEIARWHQQIGDKRRAVSLFRTVADQNGYYGNLSKIHLAQLYKREGHYTHALTLMQSAISSETEPDDSLYIEAAKIMEHQFKDYREAIQYTQYAIDCLKDRRDITESRSSEKIRAYLKRLNRLDQKLLKGMDP
- a CDS encoding SLOG family protein, which encodes MADQEVMLVTGYKPNELGIFSADHPGIRVIRYCLKTQIKDLAGSGTKWIVISGQPGVELWAGETCLELKTDFPDLKLAVLVPFIGQEERFRDWVKTQYNHVLEAADFTGAISNRPYESPGQLRQKNEFLVSKTDGMVILYDEETPGSPQYYLSAARKRARHELYPITAIDRYDIDFASEELKQQNPEYWM
- the gpsB gene encoding cell division regulator GpsB, giving the protein MAEQKTVRLTKNDILHKEFKTSFHGYQPEEVDQFLDIVISDYDVFYAEILRLREENKRLKSEQQAAGSEEPKRQDYADNLGQTNYDILKRLSNLEKHVFGSRLGE